Part of the Citrus sinensis cultivar Valencia sweet orange chromosome 2, DVS_A1.0, whole genome shotgun sequence genome, ACGTGGATCGGGTTATGATTTGATCATCTTCATTCATATGAATAACTCATCTGCCTTTGTTTGTGAATTAGTTTGATCAGAATTGTGTGGAAACTTATGTTGCTATTAACTGAGCTAcccaataaaattcatatggGGGGTTATTGTTGATGTCTGATCTCCTATTTTACATAAAGCAGTCACATTCATCATTCTTTTATTGTTCTGATTGTAGTCCCAAGTCTCTCACCTTATGCAGTTTAATTTGCTCTTTGTTAAATGAGCATCATACTTAACAAAACTATTAGCAGCATAAGCAGTGCATTCctgaaattttgattatgtATGTCTATTTACACATGTGTAGTTTTAATATCATTAGCAATGAATGTATAGGTTTATGAAAACCATTAATAGCCATCTTGCATTATTACTCTCAGGGCATCTGTCTGAATGCAACAGAAAGGTACATCAGGAAATTCAAAAGACAGAAGATAGAAACAAGTGATCGTAATGAAGATGgaaaaaatatcaacaaaaatgaaatggcattaaagataaaacatGAAAGATGCATGCGCTCTACTGGTACAAATGAAGAAGGCCGCTTAGTCAACTGGATGAGCATGAATGAGACTCAATTTTCGCACTTTGATAAGATTAAAGATGGTGAATGTGCTGCAGATTGTGATGATGATACATATGAAACcgagaatgaagatgatgattgTTATGAAGAGGATGAAACTAAGGAAAACGACGAGAATATTGGAAGCACTAATAAAACAAAGGAACTGCTTCTTGAACAAAGCTTCCATCCAAGTGCTCAGAGAGAGCCAATAGGTCCGCATGGAAGCCAAGTATCAAATGAAGGTACAATCGAGAATCGAAAACCACCTGATGTAGAAGTAGTGCACAACCAAGGGAATCCAAGAAAAGTTAATAAAGAAGAAGTTATAAAAATTGGAGAGGGCAAGGCACCAGAAGAGATTTTTATCCCCAGGAAGGAGGTTTTTGGTGCAGGTTCTGGAAGCATACCAGTGAATAAAAAGCCTGCAAAGGTTCCATTCTGTCCGAGAGAAGTAAAGAGAATTCTTGAATCAGACTCCCTGTTATTGAAAAATGCTCAGTCCCACACCATTAGAAAAATCATAGTCTTTGCATCTCTTGGTATAAGGCATGGATGTGAAGATATGTATGAGTTAGACTTCAATCATTTTAGCATTTTGAGGAAGGGGGAACCATATGTATCTCCAAAGAACCCTGGGGTAGGCATTTTGCAAACTTTTTGTTATGATTTGCTTCAACAAGGTAGTTTATTAGGCATTAGCTATTGAGAgatttgagataatttttacttttcatgTATCCTCTGTCTTACTCATCAGTTAAATACGCTACTCGATCATTTATTAGCAGGAGCATGTGCTATATGAGAACCCTGGAGTGAGGAGGAAAGTTTTCTCTCCAAATCGTCAGAACCCAACACTGTGCCCTGTTCAAATTCTCGAGGAGGAAAAGGCTATGCGCCCGTCTGATCCTAGCTGCCCCTCATGCTTGTTCTTATGCATCAAGTATGGTGGGAGGACAAGAAATCTTCCCCAAAATGAGTAAGTACTACTACTACTTTcccaattttttcatttttatacgTACTATAACTGAGAAGAGGcaatgaaatttctttttatagtCCTGAATTATCATGCCTTAAATCCTTACCTAAACAAACTTGACCATCTTTACAGCTAGGGAAGCTCGTGTCTTCAGTCAGGCCTTCCAAAAGAACTGAGACGTTGGTTTGATTGTAACTTGTTAATGTTGTGCCCTTCCCTTAGACTAACCTACAATTCTGATTTTTTTCCAGATATGTCAGGCAGAGAATGGGAAGAAACAAGCTGAAATCTTTTGGCCCTCTTATGTGTCAAATGGCAATGCTAGTCCATGTTCGCAGCGGGAGCTTCTTCTTCAAGACCCTGGCCATCACTCTTTTGTTCATGGCCGGTTTTCCAAATGACCTTGTCCAAAGGGAAACAAAGTACCGAAATCTAGACTTGCTGCAAAAATATTACAGGTATAAGACGTTAAAAGTCGTTGGACATGTAAATTGGTAAAATGCCTCACACGCTGATTAAACTTACCAATACCCTAACCCTATGCAATTCGCCTAAACGGCTTTGTGTACTATTTTAAGCAAGCAGCATAATTTTAAGATGGTCATACACAGCATTTTAAGCAGTccctttttctaaaaatttgtGTGTCCTTTAGAAGCAAGGTGATTGATCCctaaacaaatgaaaatctCTGTAGATTGCTGTGTTACATCAGGGCATTAAACTTGAGATGTAATCTCCTCATTTCTTGCTTTTAACGCACTCTTCAGCCCGTGGCCTAGTTACTCTTAGCAGTAGATTTTTAACAGTTTAATGACTTCACAGTTCACACGCCCTTGCTGCTGCAGGACAGATGATGATGCTGAACGAGAGGAATTATTTCTTCCACATCAGGCAGCTTCTGATACTGTTAGTTCTCAACTCTTAATTGTTCTCTTTATTAAGAGTTGTTAAACAGTTTCTCAATAAGCTTCTTGCTTTTCCAGCAGGCCAGTCTTCGTTCTCAGCAGTTGATTGCAAAGACAACTTCAACAAAATCTAAGGTCAGGAAACAATCAAAAACCACAAGTAAGCCTCAAAACATGCCAAGATCCTCAATTCAGCAGCCAGCACCTTCAACCACTATGCCTCCTATCCAGTTTGGGCTGATGGGCTATGCGTCTGTTCAAGCTAATGCCCTGGCAGGATTTCAATCTATGCCATCTCAGACTCATGCAGATACCCCAGTGATTACCAGTTCTGACACCAAAGTCTCCTACCCCAATCAAACCCCCTATCATATGTTCCCACCACAGGCCACAAATACATTCATGCCTATGTTATATTGGCCTCCACCAAATGCATTTCCTCCTGGTTCCTACCCAGCCCCATATGGTTACCAATCTTTTCCATTTCCAGCTAATGCAAATTATGTATCCATCCATCCACAAACATACAATAATAACCTTCCCTCCTGCAGTCCTTTTATCCCCAAGGTAGTCGAAGCTACTGCAAAGAACAATAACGCGGCCTTGGAGGAATCTGATGGTGACTCAGATAGCAGTTCAAGCAGCACATATCCGAAAGAGGCAATAGCAAGTTGCAAGTAGTCTAATTgaatttttgtaaatgagCCTCATTGGAAAATAAACTTAGTTAAAGGAAAGCAATCTAATGCCTACTGGGGCAAATGTAATTTCTCGCTCCTAAGTTTTTAGAGCCTCCAGTCTTTGCATCAGTGAAGTATCTATATGAATTATGATCTCAACTTTTGCATATATCCGAATATCATGGTCTGTTTTCATCAGTagcttaaaatttaaatcaataacATAACTatgttcaaaatgaaaatacaagACGATTGCTTATAATCACTGAACTTTCTAAGAGGGACAGCTACATGACCACTGTTTGTGATCATCAGAGCACTGTTCTTACTTAACTGCTACAATGTTCATAATATTTGTTTCCACAATTGCATTCCAATGGAATTTACTTTCAATGGGGAAATGCAACATTAGAAACTTAAAAAGGAAGGCAACACCTTCCAAAGTTGAAG contains:
- the LOC102606700 gene encoding uncharacterized protein LOC102606700 isoform X1; this translates as MVEHQSCAGMINASAFCGIEQEVKGEGVNAIAEISAELQKERQKNALLMERISLLEAQIQERDTANGICLNATERYIRKFKRQKIETSDRNEDGKNINKNEMALKIKHERCMRSTGTNEEGRLVNWMSMNETQFSHFDKIKDGECAADCDDDTYETENEDDDCYEEDETKENDENIGSTNKTKELLLEQSFHPSAQREPIGPHGSQVSNEGTIENRKPPDVEVVHNQGNPRKVNKEEVIKIGEGKAPEEIFIPRKEVFGAGSGSIPVNKKPAKVPFCPREVKRILESDSLLLKNAQSHTIRKIIVFASLGIRHGCEDMYELDFNHFSILRKGEPYVSPKNPGQEHVLYENPGVRRKVFSPNRQNPTLCPVQILEEEKAMRPSDPSCPSCLFLCIKYGGRTRNLPQNEYVRQRMGRNKLKSFGPLMCQMAMLVHVRSGSFFFKTLAITLLFMAGFPNDLVQRETKYRNLDLLQKYYRTDDDAEREELFLPHQAASDTQASLRSQQLIAKTTSTKSKVRKQSKTTSKPQNMPRSSIQQPAPSTTMPPIQFGLMGYASVQANALAGFQSMPSQTHADTPVITSSDTKVSYPNQTPYHMFPPQATNTFMPMLYWPPPNAFPPGSYPAPYGYQSFPFPANANYVSIHPQTYNNNLPSCSPFIPKVVEATAKNNNAALEESDGDSDSSSSSTYPKEAIASCK
- the LOC102606700 gene encoding uncharacterized protein LOC102606700 isoform X2, translating into MVEHQSCAGMINASAFCGIEQEVKGEGVNAIAEISAELQKERQKNALLMERISLLEAQIQERDTANGICLNATERYIRKFKRQKIETSDRNEDGKNINKNEMALKIKHERCMRSTGTNEEGRLVNWMSMNETQFSHFDKIKDGECAADCDDDTYETENEDDDCYEEDETKENDENIGSTNKTKELLLEQSFHPSAQREPIGPHGSQVSNEGTIENRKPPDVEVVHNQGNPRKVNKEEVIKIGEGKAPEEIFIPRKEVFGAGSGSIPVNKKPAKVPFCPREVKRILESDSLLLKNAQSHTIRKIIVFASLGIRHGCEDMYELDFNHFSILRKGEPYVSPKNPGEHVLYENPGVRRKVFSPNRQNPTLCPVQILEEEKAMRPSDPSCPSCLFLCIKYGGRTRNLPQNEYVRQRMGRNKLKSFGPLMCQMAMLVHVRSGSFFFKTLAITLLFMAGFPNDLVQRETKYRNLDLLQKYYRTDDDAEREELFLPHQAASDTQASLRSQQLIAKTTSTKSKVRKQSKTTSKPQNMPRSSIQQPAPSTTMPPIQFGLMGYASVQANALAGFQSMPSQTHADTPVITSSDTKVSYPNQTPYHMFPPQATNTFMPMLYWPPPNAFPPGSYPAPYGYQSFPFPANANYVSIHPQTYNNNLPSCSPFIPKVVEATAKNNNAALEESDGDSDSSSSSTYPKEAIASCK
- the LOC102606700 gene encoding uncharacterized protein LOC102606700 isoform X3, whose translation is MVEHQSCAGMINASAFCGIEQEVKGEGVNAIAEISAELQKERQKNALLMERISLLEAQIQERDTANGICLNATERYIRKFKRQKIETSDRNEDGKNINKNEMALKIKHERCMRSTGTNEEGRLVNWMSMNETQFSHFDKIKDGECAADCDDDTYETENEDDDCYEEDETKENDENIGSTNKTKELLLEQSFHPSAQREPIGPHGSQVSNEGTIENRKPPDVEVVHNQGNPRKVNKEEVIKIGEGKAPEEIFIPRKEVFGAGSGSIPVNKKPAKVPFCPREVKRILESDSLLLKNAQSHTIRKIIVFASLGIRHGCEDMYELDFNHFSILRKGEPYVSPKNPGQEHVLYENPGVRRKVFSPNRQNPTLCPVQILEEEKAMRPSDPSCPSCLFLCIKYGGRTRNLPQNEYVRQRMGRNKLKSFGPLMCQMAMLVHVRSGSFFFKTLAITLLFMAGFPNDLVQRETKYRNLDLLQKYYRTDDDAEREELFLPHQAASDTASLRSQQLIAKTTSTKSKVRKQSKTTSKPQNMPRSSIQQPAPSTTMPPIQFGLMGYASVQANALAGFQSMPSQTHADTPVITSSDTKVSYPNQTPYHMFPPQATNTFMPMLYWPPPNAFPPGSYPAPYGYQSFPFPANANYVSIHPQTYNNNLPSCSPFIPKVVEATAKNNNAALEESDGDSDSSSSSTYPKEAIASCK